The following is a genomic window from Deltaproteobacteria bacterium.
ATCGCGCTCGCGATGGTGCGCCTGCGGGCCGTCGAGGTACGGCGCTGGCTCGTGCGCTCGTCGACCTCGGGGCCGTCCGCGATGATCGACCCGGTCGGCCGCGTCGTCGACGTCCTGCCGTTCGATCGTAGCGGCGTCGTGCGCGCCGACGTCGCACCGCGCGAGGACCGGACGCTCTACGCGCGCCTCGGCGACGCCTTCGCCTGGAGCTGCGTGGCGGTGACCCTGGTGGCGGTGCTCGCGCGCCGCGGACGCCGCGGCGGATAGCGATCGCGCGCCCCCGATTGCGAGGCCGCGGCGGAGTGTTACGGTCGCCCGCCATGACGACGCCGTTCTTTGCGCTCTTCGACACCCCGATCGGCCACTGCGGCATCGCCTGGGGACCGGAGGGCATCACGGGACTCCAGCTCCCGGACGCCGGTCCGCGGGCGACCCGGGCGCGCCTGCGCGCGCGCTTCCCCGCCGCGACCGAGGCCGAGCCGCCCGCCGCCGTCGCCCGCGTCGTCGACGCGATCGGCAGGCTCCTCGCCGGCGAGAAGGTCGACCTCTCGACGGTCACGCTCGACATGGACGGCGTGCCGCCGTTCCATCGCCGCGTCTACGAGGCCGCGCGCGCGATCGCGCCCGGCACGACGCTGTCGTACGGGGAGATCGCCGCCCGGCTCGGCATGCCGGGCGCGGCGCGGGCGGTCGGCCAGGCCCTCGGGCGGAATCCCTTTCCGATCGTCGTACCGTGCCATCGCGTGCTCGCGGCCGGCAACAAGGCGGGCGGCTTCACCGCGACCGGCGGCGTCGACACGAAGCTCCGCATGCTCGCGCTCGAAGGCGCGGCGCGGCCCGCGGCGCGCGAGCCACGGCTCTTCGACGGCAACGCGGGCCTCGGCTTCGACTGGCGTACGGCCGTCGCCCATCTGAAAGCCGCCGACCCGAAGCTCGGGCGCGTGATCGACGCCGCCGGCCCGGCGAACGCGCTCGTCCTCAAGAATACGCCGAGCGTCTTCGGGGCGCTCGCCGAGGCGATCGTCCATCAGCAGCTCTCCGGCAAGGCGGCGGCCACCATCTACGGCCGCGTGTGCGCGCTCTTCCCGCGCGCGCCGCACGGCCCGACCGCCGAGCACGTCCATCGTACCGCCGAGGAGCGCTTGCGCGGCGCCGGGCTCTCGGCTGCGAAGGTCGCGGCGCTCAAGGACCTCGCGCGCCGCGAGCGTGCCGGCGAGATCCCGACGCTCGCGGAGGCGCGCGCGATGGACGATGCGGCGATCGTCGAGCGTCTGATCGCCGTTCGCGGCATCGGGCGCTGGACGGCCGAGATGCTGCTCATCTTCCGCCTCGGCCGCCCCGACGTGCTCCCCGTCGACGACTACGGCGTCCGCAAGGGCTTCGCGCTCGCGCACGGGAAGCGCGAGCTCCCGACGCCGCGAGCGCTCGCGAAGCACGGCGAGCGCTGGCGGCCGTATCGGACGGTCGCGAGCTGGTACTGCTGGCGCGCGCTCGATCTGTAGCCGTCGTTTTGGCGCCGCAGGGGAGGCGGGCCCGCCCACGAAGGCGATCTGGCGGTGCCGCTTGACATGAAGAAGCGATGAAACTACTCGGTTCGCGTGTCGATGGTCCAGCTGCGTAGCGTCCCGCCCGATCTGCACCGCCGCCTCAAGGTCCGTGCGGCGATGGAAGGCATCAGCATGTCCGACTACGTGATGCGTGAGCTGCGGAAAGCCCTGGAGCGGCCGATGCGGCAACAAGTGCTGGACCGGTTGCAGGCGCGTCCCGTCCGGAAGCTCAAGCGGCGTCCCGCCGAGGTCATCCGAACCGAACGCGCCGCCAGGTGATCGTCCTCGACGCGTCCGCGCTCGTCGAGCTGCTGCTCGGAACCGCGCAAGGGCGGCGTGTCGGCGCTCGCATCGCCGATCCGGCGCTCGGATTGCACGTTCCGCACCTCGCCGACATCGAGGCCGCGCAAACGCTGCGTCGCTATGTGCGCGATCGCGAGATCGACCAGGAGTCCGCGACGGCCGCGCTCGAGGATTTGCACGCGCTCGACCTGGTGCGACACGCTCACGAACCGCTCCTGGATCGCGTCTGGGAGCTGCGGCAGAACCTGACGGCGTACGACGCCGTCTACGTCGCCCTGGCGGAGGTGCTGGATACGGTCGTGCTGTCGTGCGATCGCAGGCTGGCGCGGGCGCCCGGAATGTCGAAGCGCGTGGATCTGATCGTCTGAGGAGGTGCGCGCCCGTTTGCGGCATGCGGCGCGGCCCCTCGCCCATGCCGCTCACGGAAGGAGGGCGTCGCCGCGAGACGCCGCCGCCGATTCGGTCTATGGAGGCGCGTGGTGCGCCGCCTGCGTGCGTGGGTCCTCCGGATGGTGCTCGGCTGCGCGCTCGGCGCCGGGGCGCTCGTCGGCGTCGTGTGGTGGCGGCTCGCCGAGGGGCCGATCCCGCTCCGCGCGCTCGACCGCCCGATCGGCGACGCGCTCGCGGCGCTGGTCCCCGACGTCACGGTGCGGGTCGGGACGACGGCGCTCGTGCGCGCCGGACGGGGCGTCGCGCTCGAGGTCGGCGACGTGCGGCTGCTCACGCCCGACGGGACGCCGGCGATCTCGCTGGCGCACGTGCGGGTCCGTCCGAGCCTCGGCGCGCTGCTGCGCGGCCGCGTCGTCATCGCGCGCGTCGACGTCGACGACGCGGTGCTGCCGCTCGTACGGCGCGCCGACGGCACCCTGGCGATCGGCGAGGGGGAGGGAGCCGCGCTCGTGCTCGGCGGGCCGGCGGGAGCGACGCCGTCCGCCGCGCGCGCGGCCGTGGCCCTGCCGCGTATCGCGCTCGGCCGGAGCCGGGTCAGCCTCGACGACCGCCGCGCCGGGGGTACGATCGCGCTCTCCGACGTCGGCCTCGTGGTGTCGCCGCGGCCGGGCGGACTCGACGGCTCACTCGCGGCGACCGTCGATCTCGCGAGCGCCGTCCCGCCGATTCGCGGGCGCGTGCGGGTGCCGCTGCGGGCGGAGGTCGGCGCCGATCTCGCGGACGACGGGACGCCCATCGAGGTCCGCTTCGCTCTGACGGCGGACGCCGGCGAGCTCGCACCGGGCGACGACCCGGGTCCGCCCCTGCCGCTCGCGGACGTCGCGGCGCGGGGGCGCTACCGTCCCGACCGGGAGACGCTCGACCTCGCCCGGCTCGCGGCGACGATCGGAGGGTCGCGCATCGCCGCGCGCGCCCGGGTCGTCCTCGGCGCGTCGCCGGTCGCGGGGCTCGACGGCGCGGTGGACGCACTCACCCTCGCGGCGCTCGCGCGGCTCTGGCCGGCCGATCTCGCGGGCGAGGCGCGGAGCTGGATCGCCGCGAGCCTCCGCGAAGGCGAGCTCCGGCGCTGCCGCGTCCGGCTCGGCGCGCCGGTGCCGGCGATGCCCGACGACGCCGGGGCCGCCACGCCGTCGCCGCCCCCGGACCTCACCGCGGCGGTCGCGAACGCCGTCGACGTGGCGTGTGATTTCCGCGGGGTCGCCGCCGACTACCTGCCGCCCCTCGACCCGATCCGCGACGCCGCCGGGTCGGCGCGGCTCACGACCGAGCGGCTCGCCGTCGACGTGCACGACGGCAGGGTCGGCGGCTGCCGGGTGGAGGGGGGCACCTTCGTGATGGACTTCGCGGTCGATCCGCCGTCGGCCGCGATCTCGGCCGACGTACGCGGCCCGACGGCCGAGGTGCTGGCGATCGTCGAGAAGCCGCCGATCGCGTTCACCCCGCCGCTCGGCATCACGCGCGCGACGGTCGGCGGCGAGAGCCGTGTGCACGCCGAGCTGCGCCTGCCGATCGCGAGGACGATCGGACCGGCCAACGTCACGGTGCAGGCGACGGCGGAGCTCACCGCAGCGCGACTGCCGCCGCTCACCGCCGGGGTCGGCATCGAGAACGGGACGCTGACCGTCCGGGTCGACGGCGCGCGCGTCGAGATCGAGGGGACGACGGCGGTGACCGGCCTTCCGCTCGTGACGACGCCGGTGAGGCTGGCGCTCGCCGTCGCGCCGGGCGCGGCGGTCGGCGAGCGGACGTTGGCGATCGCCGTCGACGGCGACGGGGTGGCGGTGCGCGGCACGGGGCGCATGGCGGGCGACGTGCTGACCGCGCTCGCCGTGGACCACGTACGCCTCGCCGGCACCGACGTCGCCGGCACGATCACGCGGACGCCGAGCGGCGGCTACGACGTCACGCTCGGCGGCGCGAGCCTCGACCTCGATCGTTTCCTCGCGGGGCGTCCGCTCGGCGCCGGCGACGCGTCGGCGATCGGTCCACCGCTCAGAGTGAAGCTCGACGTCGGACGCGTCCGGACCGTGCGCGAGCTCGATCTGCACGGCGTCCGCGGCACGCTCACGGCCGCCGACGGCCGCATCGCCACGCTCGATCTGCGCGGCGGGCTCGTCGAGCCGGCCGGCACGGTGGCGGCGACGCTGACGGACGGTCCCGGACCGCGCCGGCTGACGCTCGCCGCCGACCAGGCGGGTCGTGTGTTCCGGGCCCTCGGCGGTCTGCAGCAGATCGTCGGCGGGACGCTCGTGCTCGACGCGACCACCGACGCGCGCGGGCCGTTCGAGTCGCTCGCCGGGACGCTCGTGGTGCGCGACTTCAAGGTCGTGCGCGCGCCGGTGCTCGCGAGGGTCCTCGGGATCGGCTCGCTCGGCGGCATGGCCGCCCTCGTGCAGGGCGAGGGCATGCCGATGAGCGAGGCGCGCCTCCCGTTTCGACGGGACGGGACGCGGCTCGAGCTCCACGACGTGCGCGCCGTCGGCGCCGTCGGCCTCACCGCCGACGGCGTGATCGACACCGGCGCCGGCACCTGCGATCTCCGCGGCAACGTCATTCCCGCCTACACGCTCAACAGCGCGCTTGGCCGGATGCCCGTCCTCGGGCGGCTTCTGGTGGGCGCGCGTGGCGACGGCGTATTCGGGATCGACTACCGCGTGCACGGGCGCGTGGCCGACCCGGTCGTGCGTGTGAACCCGCTGACGTCGATCGCGCCGACGGTGCTGCGGTCGTGGTTCGTCGATCCGTTCACGCGGGGAGCGACCGGCGCGGAGCGCGCGCGCGGCAGGTAGCATTTCCGGAGCCTCGGGACCAAGGAGGTCCTCCCGTACGCGCGCCGCCGGGGATTCGTTCAGTGCTGTCCCTCGCGAATCGGCTGTGCGCCTCGCGCGAAGACCAGGAAGTACTGGTGCGGCAGCAGCCCGGGCTCGTCGACGAGCGCGAAGCCGGCGGCGCCCATTTCCTCGATCACCTGCGCGCGCGCGAGCTTGTGCTCGGGCGGCGGGCCGACCGGCAGCGGCCGCTTCTCCCAGTCGACGATCGCGACGCGTCCCGCCGGCTTGAGCGCGGCCGCGAGCCTCCGGAGATACGCCAGGCGCGCGTCGAGGTGGTGGTAGGTGTCGACGATCAGGACGAGGTCGAGCGCCGCGGGCGGCAGCCGCGGGTCGTCCGCCGAGGCGAGGACGGGGATGACGGTCGGCGTTCGCTCCTCCTCGGCGCGGCGGCGGAGGTGCGCGACGAGGTTCGGCTCGGTGTCGATCGCGAAGACCGCGCCGGTCGGCCCGACGGCCGCGGCGAGCCAGCGGCTGAAGTAGCCGGTGCCGGCCCCGAGGTCGGCGACCCAGGCGCCGGGCCGAAGGGCCAAGGCGGCGACGAGCTCGCGCGGCTTCTGCCAGACGTCGCGCGCGGGGTCGTCGAAGACGCGCCGCCAGTGCTCCACGTCGGCGAAGTCGTGGCGGCTCCCGGGCGTCGGCTCGAAGAGCGCCGCCTGCGTCGCGTGCGGGTGCGGGGTCGCTTCGCGCGCGCTCGCCACGGCCGTGGCGCCGAGGCCGATGCTCGCGACCAAGGAGAGCCGGAGGGCGCGGCGAGTGAAACCGGGCATCATGAGGCCAGAGTCTCGCGTGCCGTGCGCCGGCTCGCAACCGTCCTTCGGAAAAGTCGATGCGGCGACGCAGTTTTTCTATTCGCCACGGCCGCCCGGCTGGGATAGCTCCGAGGCATGCGCTCCGCGTACGGCCTTGGCGCGTCCGCTGATCGCGCGGCGGCGCTCGTCGTCGATCGCGCCGTCGCCGAAGAGGCCGCCGCGCTCGGCATCCGGAGCGATACCCTGATCGGGCTCGCTCTCGTGCCGCTCGCCGCGGTGGCGTGGGCCGACGGCCGTCTCGACGAGAGCGAGCGCCGCATCGTCCTCGGCGCGGCCGCGGACACCGGCCTCGGCGCCGACGGGCCGGGACGCCGCCTGCTCGATCGCTGCCTCGCCGCGCCGCCCCCGGGGGAGCTCTGGACGCTCTGGCGATCCTACGTCGCGTCGGCGTGCGCGACGCTCTCCGACCGGGCGCGGCGGCGCTGGCGCGACAAGGTCGTGGCCGACGCGCGCCGGGTCGCCGAGGCGGCAGGCGGCTTCAAGAGCGTCGTGCCGAAGGTCTCGGCGGACGAGGCGGCACTCCTCGACGAGATCGCGCTCGCGTTCACGAGCTGAGCGGCGGGCGCGGGTCCGCCGTCGCCATGCGGCGTGCGTCGCCGGCGCGCACCCGGGGGCGCGCCGTACGCCGGCGCCGCGGCCCGGGAGAGTCGCCTTCCCGCACCCGGCAGGGTAGAAGGCCTGCCGAACACGCCGACGCACAGGCGGGAGGGGAGGAGGCGCATGGCGGATACGACGCCGACGGAAAGGCAGGGGATGCCGGCACGCACACCGCTCGGGGTCGAGCTGTTGCGGCACGGGGTTCGCGAGTCGGTCGAGCTCCTGGAGCACGAGCCCGATCGAGCGGTCGCCGAGGCGCTCACCGACTTCTATCCCGATCTGGCGGTGCAGATCCTGTGGCGCTTGCCCGAGGCCAAGCGGCGGCAGGTCTTCGCGCTGCTGCCGGCCGAGAAGCGCGAGCAGTGGAGCCTGAACGTCGACTATCCGGAGGAAAGCGTCGGCCGCCTGATGGATCCCCCGCTCGGTGTGCTGCGGCCGGACCAGACCGTGGCCGAGGCGGTCGAGGTGCTGCGCGAGCTCACGGCGCGCGCCATGGTGACCTACGGCTACGTGCTCGACGAGAGAGGACGGTTGCTCGGCGTGATCGTCTTTCGCGAGCTGCTGTTCGCCAGCCCGGAGCAGCACATCACCGAGGTCATGCTGCGCGACCCGTTCTCGCTGCGTCCGCGGACGCCCATCCTGGAGGCGATGAAAGAGGTGCTGCGTCGGCACTACCCGGTCTATCCGGTGTGCGAGGAGGACGGCCGCCTCGTCGGCATCGTGCGCGGCCAGACGCTGTTCGAATATCAGACGTTCGAGATCAGCGCCCAGTCCGGCAAGATGGTCGGCGTCGAGAAGGAGGAACGGGTCTCGACGCCCTGGCGGAGGAGCCTGCTGTTCCGCCATCCCTGGCTCCAGTTCAATCTGCTGACGGCGTTCGTGGCGGCCGCGGTCGTCGGCGTCTTCGAGGAGACGATCGACAAGGTCGTGGCGCTCGCGGTCTTCCTGCCGGTGCTCGCCGGCCAGTCCGGCAATACCGGCTGTCAGGCGCTCGCGGTCACCATCCGCGGCCTCACGCTCGGCGAGCTCACGACGGCCGGGGCGAAGAAGCTCGTCGCCAAGGAAGCGTGGCTCGGCTTCCTGAACGGCATCGGCACCGGCATTTCGGCCGGGCTCGGCATGTTCGCCTTCGCGTACTCCAAGGGGGATCCCGATGCGGCCATGCTCTCGCTCATCGTGCTGCTGGCGATGGTCGGGGCCTGCGTCTCGAGCGGGATCTTCGGGGCGCTCGTGCCGCTGGCGCTGCACCGGCTCGGCGCCGATCCCGCGACCGCCTCCAGCATCTTCCTCACGACGACGACCGACGTCGCGAGCATGGGGCTCTTCCTCGGACTGGCGACCGTGCTCCTGCTGTAGGCGGGGTCGCGGTCAGAACCGCCGCGTCAGCTGCCAGAAGACGACCGGGCCGCTGACCGCGTAGCGGCCGGGGACGACGCGGGCTTCGCCGGCGTTGATCTTGCGGTCGTCGAAGAAGCCCGCTCCGCCCGCCAGGTCGATGGTCCAGCGCCCGATGTCCACGCCGCCGCCGACCCCGAAGATCAGGTCGTTGTAGTCGGAAAGGAGCGGCGTGACCGAGCGCGGCTCGAGCGCGTTCTGGCCGCGTGCGATGCCGGCGCGCGCCACGACTTGCGGATGCACGCGGACCTCCGCGGCGACGCCCCAGCGATAGACGTCCTGCGTCTCGGGGGCGAAGGGCGTGTCGAGCGCCGGCGTGTCCTGGAAGCGGAACGTCGAGCGTTCGAAGGCGGAGCTGTCGGTCCAGCGTCCGAACGTCATCAGCGTCACGTTCGGGTGGGGGCTCCACGACAGGCCGAGCGTCACCTGTTGCGGGACGTCGAAGTCGAAGTGCAGATCCTCGCGTTTGCCCCCGACGCCGACCGAGCCGCGCATGTAGATCTTGCCGGGCGTCTTGTAGGTGAGCCCGAGCTGCCAGTTCGGGTGGAAGCGATAGAGGAATCCGAGGGTCGCTTGGACGCCGGGGCCGCGCAGGCGCCAGCGCAGGCTCTGGTCCGGCGTCGGCACGTGATTCTTCAGATCGCCGAGGAGCGGGTTCAGCTCGACGCCGAAGGCGAGATCCTCGCGCGGGCGCCAGGCGAGCGTGGGAGCGAGCGTGATCACCCCGAGCTCGGTGAACGAGTCGCGCGGCACGCCCGCCTCGGGATCGCGTTTGAAGTCGAACTTCGAGCCGACCGCGCCGAACAGGCCGAAGCCGAGCGTGAGATCGTGGCCGATCGGCATCGCGGCGCCGCCGCTCGGCGCCAGCGCGACGTTGTGCGTGGTCTCGTCGTAGCCGGCATCGTTCGAGAGCTCGGCGCGCATGAAGAGCAGGCCGGCGCCGATGGTGGCCTGGGTCTCGCGAAGGAGGGTCACCCCGGCCGGGTTCTGGAAGAACGCGCTCATGAGGTCGGTCGGCGCGGCCGCCGTGGCGCCGGTGAGCGCCGCGTCGCGCGCCCCCACGGTCGGCGCGAGGAGCTGGCTCGCCCCGGCCGGTCGATCGCCCGTCGCGATCAGCATCGCGATGGCGATCGCACGCCAGCCTCCTCGGACCACGTATCGCATCGTTCACCTCGAGCCGCGAAGGAGCCGGCGGGGGGCGAACGGTGCCCCATGGCGATGGTGCTGTCAATGACTTCACGTCGGTCGGATGCCCCGCGCGCTTGCCGTCCCGATCCGCGGCACGTATGGAGCGAGCGCGCCGGCTCATGTCCATCGCCCGACCACGAACCATCACTGGTCTCTGCGTGCTCGTCGGCGTACTCGTTTCCGCCGGCTGTGCCGCTCCCGTGCGCGTGCACCGCGCCGACTCGCGCTCGGTCGATCGCGAGCTCACCCGCAGCGTGACCGCTACCGGCGAGCTCAGTCAGGACACCCACAACGTCCTGCACCGCTGGGGGATGATCGAGGCGTACGCCGCGCGGCCCGACGAGGTGATCGACTTCCTGCATCGGGCGCTGGTCGACGGCCGCGAGGGTCCGGACGCGGCGTTCGCGCTCGCGGAGCTCTCGTTCCATCACGCCGAGCGCGGCCACAAGGGAGCGGGGGAGCGCTGGCGGCGGACCGGGCACTATCTCGCCGCGGCGATCTACGCCTACGCGTATCTCTTCCCCGACGATCCGAGGGAGGCGCCGAACCGCCTCGACCCGCGCGTGCGCCGCGCCGCCGATCTCTACAACCGCGGCTTCACCCTCGGGCTCCCGAGCGCCGACGACCGCTCCGTCGCCATCGGCGCCGGGCGCTTCCCGCTGCCGTTCGGCAGGATCGACATCGCGTTCGACGCGGCCGCTTTGCGCTGGGGTGATCGCCGGCTCGAAGGCTTCGTCCCGGCCGCCGAGCTCAAGGTGCACGGCCTCACCGAACGGTATCGCCGGTCGGGGCTCGGGGTGCCGCTCGCGGCCGGCACGAAGCCCCTCGATTCGTCCAAGGAGCCGGAGGACTTCATCGATCCGGCGACCCGCGTGCCGGTGACCGCCATCCTGCGCATCCCGGAGCCGCGCCGGCAGCTCGCGCGGAGCGAGATCCACGCCTCCCTCGAGCTCTACGACGCGACGGCGACCGAGGAGGTCGCGATCGGCGGGCGGAACGTGCCGCTCGAGGTCGAGCCGACCGCGGCGTTCGCCTACATGCTCGCCGAGCAGAAGTTCTGGGACTTCGAGCTGAAGAGCCTGCTCGGCACGGCCGTGCTCGGGAAGGATCCGATGCGTCTCACCGCCGTCCAACCGTGGCGGCGCGGCCGCATCCCGGTCGTGCTGGTGCACGGCACCGGGTCGAGTCCGGGGCGGTGGGCCGACATGGTGAACGACCTGATGGACGACCCCGTCATCCGGGACCGCTTCCAGTTCTGGTTCTTCACCTACGATTCGGGAAACCCGATCCTCTACTCGGCGGGCGGGCTCCGCGATCTGCTGACCGCCGCCGTCGAGCGGCTCGACCCGACTGGCGCCGACCCCACGCTCCGCCGCATGGTCGTCATCGGCCACAGCCAGGGCGGGCTCATCACCAAGCTCACCGCGGTCGACAGCGGCGACAAGCTCTGGGGCTTCCGGACCCGGCTCGACGACATGCTGATCAGCAGCAAGGCCCGCGAGCTGCTGCGGCGCCTGGCGTTCGTGAAGCCGTTGCCGTTCGTGAAGCGCGTCGTGTTCGTCGCGACGCCGCATCGGGGGAGCTACGTCGCCGGCAACTGGATGGCGCACCAGTTCGCGCGCCTGATCGCGATCCCGAGCAAGATCCTCGATGCCGGCGCCGAGATCGCCAAGGGCAATCCCGATTTGGCCGAGTGGCGCGTCCCGAGCGCCGTCGAGAACATGACCCCGGGGCACCCGTTCGTGCGCGCGCTCGGACCGATGCCGGTCGACGCCCG
Proteins encoded in this region:
- a CDS encoding methylated-DNA--[protein]-cysteine S-methyltransferase; translated protein: MTTPFFALFDTPIGHCGIAWGPEGITGLQLPDAGPRATRARLRARFPAATEAEPPAAVARVVDAIGRLLAGEKVDLSTVTLDMDGVPPFHRRVYEAARAIAPGTTLSYGEIAARLGMPGAARAVGQALGRNPFPIVVPCHRVLAAGNKAGGFTATGGVDTKLRMLALEGAARPAAREPRLFDGNAGLGFDWRTAVAHLKAADPKLGRVIDAAGPANALVLKNTPSVFGALAEAIVHQQLSGKAAATIYGRVCALFPRAPHGPTAEHVHRTAEERLRGAGLSAAKVAALKDLARRERAGEIPTLAEARAMDDAAIVERLIAVRGIGRWTAEMLLIFRLGRPDVLPVDDYGVRKGFALAHGKRELPTPRALAKHGERWRPYRTVASWYCWRALDL
- a CDS encoding toxin-antitoxin system HicB family antitoxin yields the protein MVQLRSVPPDLHRRLKVRAAMEGISMSDYVMRELRKALERPMRQQVLDRLQARPVRKLKRRPAEVIRTERAAR
- a CDS encoding type II toxin-antitoxin system VapC family toxin translates to MIVLDASALVELLLGTAQGRRVGARIADPALGLHVPHLADIEAAQTLRRYVRDREIDQESATAALEDLHALDLVRHAHEPLLDRVWELRQNLTAYDAVYVALAEVLDTVVLSCDRRLARAPGMSKRVDLIV
- a CDS encoding class I SAM-dependent methyltransferase, whose amino-acid sequence is MMPGFTRRALRLSLVASIGLGATAVASAREATPHPHATQAALFEPTPGSRHDFADVEHWRRVFDDPARDVWQKPRELVAALALRPGAWVADLGAGTGYFSRWLAAAVGPTGAVFAIDTEPNLVAHLRRRAEEERTPTVIPVLASADDPRLPPAALDLVLIVDTYHHLDARLAYLRRLAAALKPAGRVAIVDWEKRPLPVGPPPEHKLARAQVIEEMGAAGFALVDEPGLLPHQYFLVFARGAQPIREGQH
- a CDS encoding magnesium transporter yields the protein MADTTPTERQGMPARTPLGVELLRHGVRESVELLEHEPDRAVAEALTDFYPDLAVQILWRLPEAKRRQVFALLPAEKREQWSLNVDYPEESVGRLMDPPLGVLRPDQTVAEAVEVLRELTARAMVTYGYVLDERGRLLGVIVFRELLFASPEQHITEVMLRDPFSLRPRTPILEAMKEVLRRHYPVYPVCEEDGRLVGIVRGQTLFEYQTFEISAQSGKMVGVEKEERVSTPWRRSLLFRHPWLQFNLLTAFVAAAVVGVFEETIDKVVALAVFLPVLAGQSGNTGCQALAVTIRGLTLGELTTAGAKKLVAKEAWLGFLNGIGTGISAGLGMFAFAYSKGDPDAAMLSLIVLLAMVGACVSSGIFGALVPLALHRLGADPATASSIFLTTTTDVASMGLFLGLATVLLL
- a CDS encoding outer membrane protein transport protein is translated as MRYVVRGGWRAIAIAMLIATGDRPAGASQLLAPTVGARDAALTGATAAAPTDLMSAFFQNPAGVTLLRETQATIGAGLLFMRAELSNDAGYDETTHNVALAPSGGAAMPIGHDLTLGFGLFGAVGSKFDFKRDPEAGVPRDSFTELGVITLAPTLAWRPREDLAFGVELNPLLGDLKNHVPTPDQSLRWRLRGPGVQATLGFLYRFHPNWQLGLTYKTPGKIYMRGSVGVGGKREDLHFDFDVPQQVTLGLSWSPHPNVTLMTFGRWTDSSAFERSTFRFQDTPALDTPFAPETQDVYRWGVAAEVRVHPQVVARAGIARGQNALEPRSVTPLLSDYNDLIFGVGGGVDIGRWTIDLAGGAGFFDDRKINAGEARVVPGRYAVSGPVVFWQLTRRF
- a CDS encoding alpha/beta fold hydrolase, whose translation is MSIARPRTITGLCVLVGVLVSAGCAAPVRVHRADSRSVDRELTRSVTATGELSQDTHNVLHRWGMIEAYAARPDEVIDFLHRALVDGREGPDAAFALAELSFHHAERGHKGAGERWRRTGHYLAAAIYAYAYLFPDDPREAPNRLDPRVRRAADLYNRGFTLGLPSADDRSVAIGAGRFPLPFGRIDIAFDAAALRWGDRRLEGFVPAAELKVHGLTERYRRSGLGVPLAAGTKPLDSSKEPEDFIDPATRVPVTAILRIPEPRRQLARSEIHASLELYDATATEEVAIGGRNVPLEVEPTAAFAYMLAEQKFWDFELKSLLGTAVLGKDPMRLTAVQPWRRGRIPVVLVHGTGSSPGRWADMVNDLMDDPVIRDRFQFWFFTYDSGNPILYSAGGLRDLLTAAVERLDPTGADPTLRRMVVIGHSQGGLITKLTAVDSGDKLWGFRTRLDDMLISSKARELLRRLAFVKPLPFVKRVVFVATPHRGSYVAGNWMAHQFARLIAIPSKILDAGAEIAKGNPDLAEWRVPSAVENMTPGHPFVRALGPMPVDARIPCHSIVAVKTDPPYDGGTDGVVRYESAHRTDCASEVVVKSAHSCQSNPATIAEVRRILLLHLGDPSVSVPPVSAPRLPATPSGAP